In the genome of Streptomyces racemochromogenes, one region contains:
- a CDS encoding FAD-dependent oxidoreductase, whose protein sequence is MARVAVIGGGVSGLGTALLLGRRGHAVSLYEQDVRGVGEDLDRDFFEWHRPRVPQAAQPHSFLAPVRSVLRAEAPDVYADLLARGAREYHDFDWFGEHPPARDGDDELVTLRTRRIVLEAALASAVRREAAVEVRQGSRVSGLRFAEGSPPRVTGVRVGDREEPADLVVDASGRRSPVPGWLTAAGCRPPVVDSHRTGLAYFCRWYALRPDGPRDPGRVKTGSAAPFALAGVFPSDNDTFAVHLVLSTADPTRSAVTDPAVFEAAARRFPAAAAWLGLDPEPRSAVLPMAGLPNRWTSLTDGAGPVVTGLVNTGDSLVHTNPTLGHGVAFGLLAARYLAAHADETAADPAGYHDWTARTLRPWFDEQVAADRVNERRLAEGAPATDRRAAAVGACAFEDPVVMRARAKVRHLLLPAADAYGTEEVDRQVTAWLEANPDFAPGHDGPTRDEWEALVPG, encoded by the coding sequence GTGGCGCGGGTTGCAGTGATAGGCGGGGGTGTCAGCGGGCTGGGAACGGCCCTCTTGCTCGGGCGGCGGGGCCATGCGGTCAGCCTGTACGAGCAGGACGTACGGGGCGTCGGGGAGGACCTCGACCGGGACTTCTTCGAGTGGCACCGGCCCCGGGTCCCGCAGGCCGCGCAGCCGCATTCCTTCCTCGCCCCCGTACGGTCCGTGCTGCGCGCCGAGGCCCCCGACGTGTACGCGGACCTGCTGGCGCGCGGCGCCCGGGAGTACCACGACTTCGACTGGTTCGGCGAGCACCCGCCGGCGCGGGACGGGGACGACGAGCTGGTGACCCTGCGGACCCGCCGCATCGTCCTGGAGGCCGCGCTGGCCTCGGCGGTGCGCCGGGAGGCGGCCGTCGAGGTGCGCCAGGGCAGCCGGGTGAGCGGGCTCCGCTTCGCCGAGGGCAGCCCGCCACGGGTCACCGGCGTGCGGGTGGGGGACCGGGAGGAGCCGGCGGATCTGGTCGTCGACGCGTCCGGGCGGCGTTCGCCGGTTCCCGGCTGGCTCACCGCGGCGGGCTGCCGGCCGCCGGTGGTCGACAGCCACCGCACCGGACTGGCGTACTTCTGCCGCTGGTACGCGCTGCGGCCCGACGGCCCCCGGGACCCGGGGAGGGTGAAGACCGGCTCGGCCGCGCCGTTCGCGCTCGCCGGGGTGTTCCCGTCCGACAACGACACCTTCGCGGTGCACCTGGTGCTCTCCACGGCCGACCCGACCCGCAGCGCGGTCACCGACCCGGCCGTCTTCGAGGCCGCCGCCCGCCGCTTCCCCGCCGCCGCGGCCTGGCTCGGACTGGATCCCGAACCGCGGTCGGCCGTGCTGCCCATGGCGGGCCTGCCCAACCGCTGGACCTCCCTGACCGACGGCGCCGGGCCCGTGGTCACCGGCCTGGTCAACACGGGCGACAGCCTCGTCCACACCAACCCGACCCTGGGCCACGGCGTCGCCTTCGGTCTGCTCGCCGCCCGGTACCTGGCCGCCCACGCCGACGAGACGGCCGCGGACCCGGCCGGCTACCACGACTGGACGGCCCGGACCCTGCGCCCGTGGTTCGACGAGCAGGTGGCCGCCGACCGGGTCAACGAGCGGCGTCTGGCCGAGGGCGCCCCGGCCACCGACCGACGGGCGGCAGCCGTGGGCGCCTGCGCCTTCGAGGACCCGGTCGTCATGCGGGCCCGGGCCAAGGTCCGCCACCTGTTGCTGCCCGCCGCCGACGCCTACGGCACCGAGGAGGTGGACCGGCAGGTGACGGCCTGGCTGGAGGCCAACCCGGACTTCGCGCCGGGGCACGACGGGCCGACCCGGGACGAGTGGGAGGCACTCGTCCCGGGCTGA
- a CDS encoding uridine kinase family protein, whose amino-acid sequence MEPQQSLESLARELAALPPSLGPVRLIGIDGHAGSGKSTFAERLAEALGGAPVLHLDDVATHEELFGWTGRLREQVLEPLAAGRPAHWAPYDWVERRFGAERVLEPAPVLLVEGVGAGRRALRPRLARLLWMETPRERSWGRGRNRDGKDLSDFWDGWERAELAHFSHDPSRPFAHTLVHQSGTGYEWTSGASATPGTPPSVTERHGLPQA is encoded by the coding sequence GTGGAGCCACAGCAGTCACTTGAGTCACTCGCACGGGAGCTCGCCGCCCTGCCGCCCTCGCTCGGCCCGGTGCGGCTGATCGGCATCGACGGGCACGCCGGGTCGGGCAAGAGCACCTTCGCGGAGCGGCTCGCCGAGGCCCTGGGCGGCGCCCCGGTGCTGCACCTGGACGACGTGGCCACCCACGAGGAGCTGTTCGGCTGGACGGGGCGGCTGCGGGAGCAGGTGCTGGAGCCGCTGGCCGCCGGGCGGCCCGCGCACTGGGCCCCGTACGACTGGGTGGAGCGCCGCTTCGGTGCCGAGCGGGTGCTGGAGCCGGCGCCCGTGCTGCTCGTCGAGGGCGTGGGGGCCGGGCGGCGGGCGCTGCGGCCCCGCCTGGCACGGCTGCTGTGGATGGAGACGCCTCGGGAGAGGTCCTGGGGACGCGGGCGGAACAGGGACGGAAAGGATCTTTCCGACTTCTGGGACGGATGGGAGCGCGCGGAGCTCGCGCACTTCTCGCACGACCCTTCACGCCCCTTCGCGCACACCTTGGTACACCAGAGTGGTACGGGATACGAGTGGACTTCCGGGGCTTCTGCGACGCCGGGAACGCCCCCTTCCGTCACCGAGCGTCACGGACTCCCCCAGGCCTGA
- a CDS encoding peptidase C39 family protein translates to MTAPTPRRALLAVALAAATAATVPGGRASAASGPAASGPAPSDPAAAAPGRSPAEGVPGDTAAAAPAGAAPARTVDNRFWYAYAHWQAGAHRGTTAVAGARPGLEMAAPAGRTEYTDPHTARKSTWEYATWTSPVHRTTVAATEAIASWNARTPAGTWIQTELRPSYGDGTSGRWYVMGRWAAGDGDIRRTSVDGQTDGRTTVWTDTLAVDAPAAAAGLRITGWQLRLTLHRRPGAAQGPRVWLAGAMASAVPDRFTVPAAAPSGRAHELKVPRYSQEVHAGQYPEYDNGGEAWCSPTSSQMIIEYWGRRPSAASLGWVRRDYADPQVCHAARSTYDAAYKGCGNWPFNAAYAATYRDLAGVVTRLTSLTDLETLVRAGIPVITSQSFLAQELTGAGYGTAGHLMTVIGFTAAGDVIANDPNSPDNDSVRRVYRRREWENAWLRTKRRNAAGKTVSGTGGVCYLYAPARPGADQVRALREVGVL, encoded by the coding sequence ATGACCGCACCCACGCCACGCAGGGCCCTGCTGGCCGTCGCCCTCGCCGCCGCCACCGCGGCCACCGTCCCCGGCGGACGGGCCTCGGCGGCCTCCGGCCCGGCCGCCTCCGGCCCGGCCCCCTCCGACCCGGCCGCAGCCGCCCCCGGCCGGAGCCCCGCCGAGGGCGTCCCCGGGGACACCGCCGCGGCAGCTCCCGCCGGCGCGGCCCCGGCCCGGACGGTCGACAACCGGTTCTGGTACGCGTACGCCCACTGGCAGGCCGGCGCCCACCGAGGCACCACCGCCGTCGCCGGCGCCCGGCCGGGGCTGGAGATGGCGGCCCCGGCCGGCCGCACCGAGTACACCGACCCGCACACGGCCCGGAAGTCCACCTGGGAGTACGCCACCTGGACCTCCCCCGTGCACCGCACCACCGTCGCCGCCACCGAGGCCATCGCGTCCTGGAACGCCCGCACCCCGGCCGGCACCTGGATCCAGACCGAACTGCGCCCCTCCTACGGCGACGGCACCTCGGGCCGCTGGTACGTGATGGGCCGCTGGGCCGCCGGCGACGGCGACATCCGCCGCACCTCCGTCGACGGCCAGACCGACGGCCGCACCACCGTCTGGACCGACACCCTGGCCGTGGACGCCCCCGCCGCGGCCGCCGGCCTGCGCATCACCGGCTGGCAGCTGCGCCTCACCCTCCACCGCAGGCCCGGCGCCGCGCAGGGCCCCAGGGTCTGGCTGGCCGGGGCGATGGCCTCCGCCGTGCCCGACCGCTTCACCGTCCCGGCGGCCGCCCCCTCGGGCCGGGCGCACGAGCTGAAGGTCCCGCGCTACTCCCAGGAGGTCCACGCCGGCCAGTACCCCGAGTACGACAACGGCGGCGAGGCCTGGTGCAGCCCGACCTCCTCCCAGATGATCATCGAGTACTGGGGGCGCAGGCCCAGCGCCGCCTCCCTGGGCTGGGTCCGCCGCGACTACGCCGACCCGCAGGTCTGCCACGCCGCCCGCTCCACCTACGACGCCGCGTACAAGGGCTGCGGGAACTGGCCCTTCAACGCCGCCTACGCGGCCACCTACCGCGACCTGGCCGGCGTCGTGACCAGGCTGACCTCCCTGACCGACCTGGAGACCCTGGTCCGCGCGGGGATCCCGGTCATCACCTCGCAGTCCTTCCTCGCGCAGGAGCTCACCGGGGCGGGCTACGGCACCGCGGGGCACCTGATGACGGTGATCGGCTTCACCGCCGCCGGGGACGTGATCGCCAACGACCCGAACTCGCCGGACAACGACTCCGTCCGCCGCGTCTACCGGCGCCGGGAGTGGGAGAACGCGTGGCTGCGCACCAAGCGCCGCAACGCCGCCGGGAAGACCGTCTCGGGCACCGGCGGCGTCTGCTACCTCTACGCCCCGGCCAGGCCCGGCGCGGACCAGGTCAGGGCCCTGCGGGAGGTCGGGGTGCTGTGA
- a CDS encoding AAA family ATPase has protein sequence MDFGMPGSAHAPAELAWLRGVDACTMGAYPQAEEEFRTAVGLDPTMADAWLGLHALRVDTTNALLRMYAHRDRFGEQRTRHRRTLNSWYWLGWWVQPVLESRRDLLLAHASHWLDGRHVPELDQALAALPPVDTDPQVRFLHACRAYLVKDWEQLVRHTEPLVLDPLLGIEAGLFGGMARVRLEMYGQAEPMLSAALMRCRSEQPQRKELRYWLARAREGTGRSAAALPLYRAVHRVDPAFMDTAARLTAIEDSTDPDDMAGLADAFGYGGYGGHLSEGFAGHYAAVALGGGGGGGGGGPVQDIAPDGQVDADPPTPGEPPGTGRLEGVRHRLPVPPQGAPPGLPTGPPDPALLAEALAELERMVGLEPVKRQVKALSAQLHMARLRAAQGLPVQPPKRHFVFSGPSGTGKTTVARILGRVFYALGLLGGDHLVEAQRADLVGEFLGQTAVKANELIDSAIGGVLFVDEAYSLSNSGYSKGDAYGDEALQVLLKRAEDNRDHLVVILAGYPAGMDRLLAANPGLSSRFTTRVDFPSYRPAELTAIGGVLAEANGDCWDEEAREELRSISGHVVEQGWIDELGNGRFLRTLYEKSCAYRDLRLAGFAGEPSREDLATLRLPDLMQAYGEVLSGRGPSPA, from the coding sequence ATGGACTTCGGCATGCCGGGCAGCGCACACGCTCCGGCCGAACTCGCCTGGCTCCGCGGGGTCGACGCCTGCACGATGGGCGCGTACCCGCAGGCCGAGGAGGAGTTCCGCACGGCCGTCGGGCTCGATCCCACCATGGCCGACGCCTGGCTGGGCCTGCACGCGCTGCGCGTGGACACCACCAACGCCTTATTGCGGATGTACGCCCACCGGGACCGCTTCGGCGAGCAGCGCACCCGCCACCGGCGCACCCTCAACTCCTGGTACTGGCTGGGCTGGTGGGTGCAGCCGGTGCTGGAGAGCCGCCGGGACCTGCTGCTGGCCCACGCCTCGCACTGGCTGGACGGCCGCCACGTGCCCGAGCTGGACCAGGCCCTCGCCGCACTGCCGCCGGTCGACACCGACCCCCAGGTCCGGTTCCTGCACGCCTGCCGGGCCTACCTGGTCAAGGACTGGGAGCAGCTGGTACGGCACACCGAGCCGCTGGTGCTCGACCCGCTGCTCGGGATCGAGGCGGGGCTCTTCGGCGGGATGGCCCGGGTCCGGCTGGAGATGTACGGGCAGGCGGAACCGATGCTGTCGGCCGCGCTGATGAGGTGCCGCAGCGAGCAGCCCCAGCGCAAGGAGCTGCGGTACTGGCTGGCGCGGGCCCGCGAGGGCACCGGGCGCAGCGCGGCGGCGCTGCCGCTGTACCGGGCAGTGCACCGGGTGGACCCGGCGTTCATGGACACCGCGGCCCGGCTGACGGCGATCGAGGACAGCACCGATCCCGACGACATGGCCGGGCTGGCCGACGCCTTCGGGTACGGCGGGTACGGCGGCCACCTGAGCGAGGGCTTCGCCGGACACTACGCGGCGGTCGCCCTGGGCGGCGGGGGCGGGGGCGGCGGGGGCGGCCCGGTCCAGGACATCGCGCCGGACGGGCAGGTGGACGCCGATCCGCCGACGCCCGGGGAGCCGCCGGGAACGGGCCGGCTGGAAGGCGTACGGCACCGGCTGCCGGTGCCCCCGCAAGGCGCCCCGCCCGGACTGCCCACCGGTCCGCCCGATCCGGCGCTGCTCGCCGAAGCGCTGGCGGAGCTGGAGCGGATGGTCGGCCTGGAGCCGGTGAAGCGGCAGGTGAAGGCCCTGTCGGCGCAGCTGCACATGGCCCGGCTGCGGGCCGCGCAGGGCCTTCCGGTGCAGCCGCCGAAGCGGCACTTCGTCTTCTCGGGCCCCTCGGGGACGGGCAAGACCACGGTGGCCCGGATCCTGGGGCGGGTCTTCTACGCGCTGGGGCTGCTGGGCGGGGACCACCTGGTGGAGGCGCAACGGGCCGACCTGGTCGGTGAGTTCCTCGGGCAGACGGCGGTCAAGGCGAACGAGCTGATCGACTCCGCGATCGGCGGGGTGCTGTTCGTGGACGAGGCGTACAGCCTGTCCAACTCGGGCTACAGCAAGGGCGACGCGTACGGCGACGAGGCCCTCCAGGTGCTGCTGAAGCGGGCCGAGGACAACCGCGACCACCTCGTCGTCATCCTGGCCGGCTACCCGGCGGGGATGGACCGGCTGCTGGCCGCCAATCCGGGACTGTCCTCCCGGTTCACGACCCGCGTCGACTTCCCGAGCTACCGGCCGGCGGAACTGACCGCGATCGGCGGGGTGCTGGCAGAGGCGAACGGGGACTGCTGGGACGAGGAGGCGCGGGAGGAACTGCGCAGCATCAGCGGGCACGTGGTGGAGCAGGGCTGGATCGACGAGCTGGGCAACGGGCGGTTCCTGCGCACGCTGTACGAGAAGAGCTGCGCGTACCGGGACCTGCGGCTGGCGGGCTTCGCCGGCGAGCCGTCGCGGGAGGACCTGGCCACGCTGCGGCTGCCGGACCTGATGCAGGCCTACGGGGAGGTCCTCTCGGGGCGGGGGCCGAGCCCGGCCTGA
- a CDS encoding hemolysin family protein: MNALQLVFALLLVLANGFFVGAEFALVSVRRSQIEPLAAGSKRARQVLYGLENLPRMMAAAQFGITMCSLTLGAVAEPTVARLLEPVFHALHVPEGLIHPLGYVVALSAVVFLHLVIGEMVPKNLAMAAPEKTSLWFSPGLVAFARLCGPVTTALGACAALVLRLFKVEPKDEVEAVYTSAQLGRLVEDSRQAGLLEPVEQERLEDALELGSRPVTDVLLRRDRLVTVGPAVTPREIEQLTVRTGYSRFPVRTETGAFMGYLHVKDVLDLEDRERAVPQRVWRRMTTLCSTLPLDDALSVMRRDATHLAQVADPSGRILGLVALEDVLEMLVGEVRDPAHRPFARA, from the coding sequence GTGAACGCGCTGCAGCTCGTCTTCGCCCTGCTCCTCGTCCTGGCCAACGGCTTCTTCGTCGGCGCCGAGTTCGCGCTCGTCTCCGTACGCCGCAGCCAGATCGAGCCGCTGGCCGCCGGCTCCAAGCGGGCCCGCCAGGTGCTGTACGGCCTGGAGAACCTGCCGCGCATGATGGCCGCCGCCCAGTTCGGCATCACCATGTGCTCGCTGACCCTCGGCGCCGTCGCCGAGCCCACGGTGGCCCGGCTGCTGGAGCCCGTCTTCCACGCCCTGCACGTGCCCGAGGGCCTGATCCACCCCCTCGGCTACGTGGTGGCCCTGTCGGCGGTGGTCTTCCTGCACCTGGTCATCGGCGAGATGGTCCCGAAGAACCTCGCCATGGCCGCGCCCGAGAAGACCTCCCTGTGGTTCAGCCCCGGCCTGGTCGCCTTCGCCCGCCTCTGCGGCCCCGTCACCACGGCGCTCGGCGCGTGCGCGGCGCTGGTCCTGCGGCTGTTCAAGGTCGAGCCGAAGGACGAGGTCGAGGCCGTCTACACCAGCGCGCAGCTGGGCCGGCTGGTGGAGGACTCCCGGCAGGCCGGGCTCCTCGAACCGGTCGAGCAGGAGCGCCTGGAGGACGCCCTGGAGCTGGGCAGCCGCCCGGTCACCGACGTCCTGCTCAGGCGGGACCGCCTCGTCACGGTGGGCCCGGCCGTCACGCCCCGCGAGATCGAGCAGCTGACGGTCCGCACCGGCTACTCCCGCTTCCCCGTCCGCACCGAGACGGGGGCCTTCATGGGGTACCTCCACGTCAAGGACGTCCTGGACCTGGAGGACCGCGAGCGGGCGGTGCCGCAGCGGGTGTGGCGCCGGATGACCACCCTGTGCTCCACCCTCCCGCTGGACGACGCCCTCAGCGTCATGCGCCGCGACGCCACCCACCTGGCCCAGGTGGCCGACCCGTCGGGCCGGATCCTGGGCCTGGTGGCCCTGGAGGACGTCCTCGAAATGCTGGTCGGCGAGGTCCGCGACCCCGCCCACCGGCCCTTCGCCCGCGCCTGA